The Prevotella sp. oral taxon 299 str. F0039 genome has a segment encoding these proteins:
- a CDS encoding helicase-related protein, which produces MGTNFFTNENQNTLLEKFEGVFKYKQVHFFDVLVGYFCASGYFKIRKFIEQTPKIRFLVGINVDKLTAQANTQGLLFNPDEKQSQEEFFYELKKNIQEAQYDKEVEDGMYQFIEDIVSGKIEMRIHPKQNIHAKIYIFREKEYHPHGYGSVITGSSNLTEAGLEKNFEFNVELRYDDDIKSATDTFERLWNEAVGIDLSHIETIRKESYLNPNFTPYEIYLKFLLEYFGKSIDFNPNSVSDLPKGFKKLSYQIDAVNDGFAKMMKHNGFFLSDVVGLGKTVVAALIAKKFFFTNNFPTYRSHVLVIVPPALKDSWDETLSKFKIDNYNIITNGSLHKIKDASLYDLIIVDEAHKFRTDTATMYNELQKLCKTPTRHQHTDGTLYNKKVILVSATPLNNKPEDIANLVYLFQDSKDSTLEEGNLQRFFREQIDAYKKVKAEKDNSVIASKVRIIYEKIRTKVVEPLTVRRTRTDLLENEAYKKDLDEQGIEFPTVHQPQPLYYELDKMLSTLYDKTIKVLSNKKEGLTYFRYQAIKYLNEDKKKKYKKADQISLQLAGIMKTLLVKRLDSSFYAFKQSLKRYYDANSVMLKMFEKGTIYIAPNLKVNELLNNGKEDELIKLIEQSVYTDPTIEVCTPEDFVKPVYIDGLKHDDALLKDLVAEWDKIDYDPKLDVFLDRLNNQLFNKSINYEGKLVVFSESKETTAYLSDKLKKQGYGKVLTIRSDNRTEKMPLLNANFDANYKGHKKNDYNIVLTTEVLAEGVNLHRANVVVNYDTPWNSTRLMQRIGRVNRIGSTAKDIYVYNFYPTEKVNNDIELVKKAKMKLFAFHSALGEDSQIYSYEETPETFGLFDKGLDEERDEKLSYLMWLRKQKEESPALLKAIAKMPLRARVGRRKDNADKSTLVFVRNEKRDAFTLVHEDGKMEELTFLEAVKIFKADVNEKAIPLHGLHHFQIEKVLENFSEKSEAEKGNILKVNPLQGPNEKKAIAYLDSFLTIQNITEKEAELIQQAKRAITTGKFQQLQREVNKLKTTTKKMPVKLPVLFGQMMKILASYPLLTEPNTASANVIASKQQQKESFNPEIIISESFCS; this is translated from the coding sequence GTGGGAACCAATTTCTTTACAAATGAAAATCAAAATACCCTTTTAGAGAAATTTGAGGGTGTTTTCAAATATAAGCAAGTGCATTTCTTTGATGTTCTTGTAGGATATTTCTGTGCTTCTGGCTATTTCAAAATTAGGAAATTTATAGAGCAGACGCCGAAAATAAGGTTTCTCGTTGGTATCAATGTTGATAAACTTACTGCACAAGCAAATACACAAGGGCTTCTTTTCAATCCCGATGAAAAACAATCTCAAGAAGAATTCTTTTATGAGCTGAAAAAGAATATTCAAGAAGCTCAATATGATAAAGAAGTCGAAGATGGAATGTATCAATTCATAGAAGATATTGTGTCGGGGAAAATAGAAATGCGCATTCATCCCAAACAGAATATCCATGCTAAAATTTATATCTTTAGAGAAAAGGAATACCATCCACATGGTTATGGTTCTGTCATAACGGGTTCAAGCAATCTGACAGAAGCTGGACTCGAAAAGAACTTTGAATTCAACGTAGAGTTACGGTATGACGATGATATTAAATCTGCCACCGACACCTTTGAACGTCTATGGAATGAAGCGGTGGGAATAGACTTGTCACACATAGAAACCATAAGGAAAGAATCGTATCTTAATCCGAACTTTACACCTTATGAAATCTATTTGAAATTCTTGTTAGAATACTTTGGAAAGAGTATCGATTTTAATCCTAATTCTGTATCAGACTTACCGAAAGGCTTTAAGAAACTCTCTTATCAGATTGATGCTGTAAATGATGGTTTTGCAAAGATGATGAAACATAATGGTTTTTTTCTATCCGATGTAGTTGGATTGGGGAAGACCGTAGTGGCAGCCCTGATTGCCAAAAAGTTTTTCTTCACCAATAATTTTCCAACATATCGCTCTCATGTGTTGGTTATAGTTCCCCCAGCTTTGAAAGACAGTTGGGATGAGACCTTGTCTAAATTCAAAATAGACAATTACAATATTATTACAAATGGAAGCCTACACAAAATAAAAGACGCGTCTCTTTACGATTTGATAATTGTTGATGAGGCACATAAGTTCCGTACCGACACTGCGACCATGTACAACGAACTTCAGAAGTTGTGTAAAACTCCCACTCGTCATCAACATACAGATGGAACCCTATACAATAAAAAAGTGATTCTCGTTTCGGCAACACCATTAAACAACAAACCCGAAGATATTGCTAACCTTGTATATCTTTTTCAAGATTCTAAGGACAGTACTCTCGAAGAAGGAAACCTACAACGTTTCTTCAGAGAGCAGATAGATGCCTACAAGAAAGTGAAAGCAGAAAAAGACAACTCTGTCATTGCAAGTAAAGTAAGAATCATCTATGAGAAGATACGTACAAAAGTGGTAGAACCCCTAACTGTTCGCCGTACACGTACAGACTTATTGGAGAATGAAGCCTACAAAAAGGATTTGGATGAACAAGGAATTGAATTTCCGACAGTACACCAGCCACAGCCTTTATATTATGAATTGGATAAGATGTTGAGTACACTTTATGATAAGACTATCAAGGTGTTGAGCAATAAGAAAGAAGGCTTGACTTATTTCCGATACCAAGCCATTAAATATCTTAACGAAGATAAAAAGAAGAAATACAAAAAAGCAGATCAAATATCACTTCAGCTGGCAGGGATTATGAAAACCTTGCTCGTGAAACGGCTTGACAGTAGCTTCTATGCTTTCAAGCAGTCGTTGAAACGATATTATGATGCAAACAGCGTTATGCTCAAAATGTTTGAGAAGGGAACTATTTATATTGCTCCTAATCTGAAAGTAAATGAACTGCTGAACAACGGTAAGGAAGATGAGTTGATTAAGCTGATAGAACAGTCTGTGTATACAGACCCCACCATAGAGGTATGTACGCCTGAAGATTTTGTAAAACCTGTTTATATCGATGGATTAAAACATGATGATGCTTTGTTAAAGGATTTAGTAGCAGAATGGGACAAGATAGATTATGATCCCAAACTGGATGTGTTCCTCGATAGGTTGAATAATCAGCTATTCAATAAGTCCATCAATTACGAGGGAAAGTTGGTCGTATTCTCAGAAAGTAAAGAAACGACAGCCTATCTCTCGGATAAGTTAAAAAAACAAGGGTACGGCAAGGTGCTGACGATAAGAAGTGACAATCGCACTGAAAAGATGCCTTTGCTAAATGCAAATTTTGATGCTAACTATAAAGGGCATAAGAAAAACGATTATAATATTGTGCTGACAACAGAAGTTCTGGCAGAAGGAGTCAATTTGCATCGGGCTAATGTGGTAGTGAATTACGATACTCCATGGAATTCTACACGTTTGATGCAGCGTATTGGGCGTGTGAACCGCATTGGCAGTACTGCTAAAGATATTTATGTTTACAATTTCTATCCGACGGAGAAAGTAAATAATGATATAGAACTTGTGAAAAAAGCCAAGATGAAACTCTTTGCCTTCCATTCGGCACTGGGTGAGGATAGCCAGATATATTCATATGAAGAAACGCCTGAAACCTTTGGTTTGTTTGACAAGGGTCTTGATGAAGAACGCGATGAGAAATTAAGCTATTTAATGTGGCTGAGAAAACAGAAAGAAGAAAGTCCCGCTTTATTGAAGGCTATTGCAAAAATGCCTTTACGTGCCCGGGTAGGCAGGAGAAAAGATAATGCAGACAAATCAACATTGGTTTTTGTTCGCAACGAAAAACGAGATGCTTTCACGCTTGTTCATGAGGATGGAAAAATGGAAGAACTTACTTTCCTTGAAGCAGTGAAAATATTTAAGGCTGATGTGAACGAAAAAGCCATCCCGTTGCACGGGCTTCATCATTTCCAAATAGAGAAAGTACTTGAGAATTTTTCAGAGAAATCTGAGGCTGAAAAGGGTAATATTCTCAAAGTAAATCCTTTACAAGGACCAAATGAGAAAAAGGCAATAGCCTATCTCGATAGTTTTCTGACTATACAAAATATAACAGAAAAGGAAGCTGAACTCATTCAGCAAGCTAAAAGAGCTATTACAACGGGAAAGTTTCAGCAACTGCAAAGAGAGGTAAACAAGCTGAAAACTACAACAAAGAAGATGCCTGTAAAATTACCTGTCCTTTTTGGACAAATGATGAAAATTCTTGCATCCTATCCTTTGTTGACAGAGCCTAATACTGCCTCTGCGAATGTTATAGCAAGCAAACAACAGCAAAAAGAATCGTTTAATCCCGAAATTATCATTTCTGAAAGTTTTTGTTCTTGA
- a CDS encoding helix-turn-helix transcriptional regulator — protein sequence MSNNEYAGVLNRLKLILVEQGKTNRWLAEQLGKTEHTVSRWCQNKTQPSMIQLGEIARVLDVDVRLLIKPTKE from the coding sequence ATGTCAAATAATGAATATGCAGGCGTATTAAATCGCTTAAAATTAATCCTTGTAGAACAAGGAAAAACTAACAGATGGCTTGCTGAGCAATTGGGTAAGACCGAGCATACCGTATCTCGATGGTGTCAAAACAAAACGCAACCTTCAATGATTCAATTGGGTGAGATTGCGAGAGTATTGGATGTAGATGTTAGACTATTGATTAAACCGACAAAAGAATAA
- a CDS encoding site-specific integrase, with product MMRSTFKILFYINRQKTKTNGQTSILCRITIDGKNSVITTNEECKPAEWNTKQGTTTDKKINLRLQSFRELVEKTYQELLLKDGVVSAELLKNRLQGIATYSSTLLGLSRAELQMVKEGIGKSKMESTYTNLCYANRMLCEFIKDKGNEDIDIRTITEELFEEYRFFLKKKGLKGSSINNYLCWLSRLMFRAVSQRIIRYNPFEHAEYEKVEKAIRFLSKSDVANLMAMKMCDSDAELARRMFIFSCFTGLAITDMEHLTFGHIKSAADGQMYIRKERQKTKVEFIVPLHPIAKTIIEQQRQLKAVKEEGNNMDMDNRLIFQPCCSRNVLAAKLSIVGKACGIKQRLSYHMGRHTFGTMCLSAGIPIESIAKMMGHASIASTQIYAQVTDCKISKDMDRLIAKHKAKEKETADIKAISYIVTKTNKSMEETV from the coding sequence ATGATGAGAAGTACATTCAAAATACTGTTTTATATCAACAGACAAAAGACCAAAACAAATGGTCAGACTTCCATACTCTGCCGTATCACGATAGATGGCAAGAACTCTGTCATTACCACAAACGAAGAATGTAAACCTGCGGAGTGGAATACTAAACAGGGGACGACAACGGACAAGAAAATCAATCTTCGACTGCAATCATTCAGGGAACTTGTAGAAAAGACCTATCAGGAACTGCTCCTAAAAGACGGAGTGGTAAGTGCTGAACTGCTTAAAAACAGATTGCAAGGGATAGCGACCTATTCCTCTACATTATTAGGACTTAGTAGAGCAGAATTACAAATGGTAAAGGAAGGTATTGGTAAGTCAAAGATGGAAAGTACATACACTAACCTTTGCTATGCGAATAGAATGCTGTGTGAGTTTATCAAGGACAAAGGCAACGAGGACATTGACATCCGTACCATCACAGAGGAGCTATTTGAGGAATACCGCTTCTTTCTTAAAAAGAAAGGGTTGAAAGGTTCTTCCATTAACAACTATCTTTGTTGGCTGAGCCGTTTAATGTTCCGTGCGGTAAGTCAGCGCATCATTCGTTATAACCCATTTGAACATGCGGAATATGAAAAGGTGGAAAAGGCAATTCGTTTTCTTAGCAAGAGTGATGTAGCAAACCTGATGGCAATGAAGATGTGTGATAGCGATGCCGAACTTGCAAGGCGGATGTTCATCTTCTCCTGCTTCACAGGTTTAGCCATTACGGATATGGAACACTTAACGTTTGGACATATCAAGAGCGCAGCGGACGGACAGATGTATATAAGAAAGGAGCGTCAGAAAACAAAAGTAGAATTTATAGTGCCGTTACATCCCATAGCCAAGACGATTATCGAGCAGCAAAGGCAACTAAAAGCGGTGAAAGAAGAAGGCAATAACATGGATATGGATAATCGTCTTATCTTTCAACCTTGTTGCAGTAGAAATGTGTTGGCAGCGAAGTTAAGCATCGTAGGCAAGGCTTGTGGTATCAAGCAACGCTTGTCCTATCACATGGGAAGACATACCTTCGGAACGATGTGCCTAAGTGCAGGTATTCCCATAGAGAGCATCGCCAAGATGATGGGACACGCATCAATTGCAAGTACGCAGATTTATGCGCAGGTAACGGACTGCAAGATTTCCAAGGATATGGACAGGCTTATTGCCAAACATAAGGCAAAAGAGAAAGAAACGGCAGACATCAAGGCTATATCGTACATCGTTACAAAAACTAACAAAAGCATGGAGGAAACAGTATGA
- a CDS encoding site-specific integrase has protein sequence MKTEKMKVLLYLKKSGKDKQGKAPIMGRITLGRSIVQFSCKLSCDIDLWSPRESRMRGKSREAVEVNGKLDSLVLSIQSAYQTLLSKGQAFTATDIKEQFQGSVQSRCMLIERLDRLIREKEEHVGIDIKKDTLSNYHSTRSNLCTFIEEKYKVEDLAFSQLSENFIYDFRDFFLGTLGFQESSFYGAASQIKTVCRLAYREGLADTLLFANAKIVRGDKKLPKALDRCSLDKLMKIQFEELEEEMETARDLFVFACHTGAAYCDLMELSRLHLVRDDEGSLWLKFNRQKTGVLCRIKLLPEAIRIIEKYKSDERESLLPQMKYATYQSYLKALRLRIGIAFPFTTHTARHTFATLITLEQGVPIETVSKMLGHSNVSMTERYAKVTPQKLFVEFERFLSFTEDMQMSI, from the coding sequence ATGAAAACAGAGAAAATGAAGGTGTTGCTCTACCTCAAAAAGAGCGGAAAGGATAAGCAGGGTAAAGCTCCCATTATGGGACGTATCACACTTGGAAGGAGTATAGTACAGTTTAGTTGCAAGCTATCTTGTGATATAGATTTGTGGAGTCCTCGTGAAAGTAGAATGAGGGGCAAGAGCCGTGAGGCGGTGGAAGTGAACGGAAAGCTGGATAGTTTAGTACTTTCCATTCAGTCCGCTTATCAAACATTGCTGTCCAAAGGACAGGCATTTACTGCCACGGACATCAAGGAGCAGTTTCAAGGGAGCGTACAATCTCGGTGTATGCTTATAGAACGCCTTGATAGGCTTATCAGGGAGAAAGAAGAACACGTTGGAATAGATATTAAGAAAGATACGCTATCTAATTATCACTCTACACGAAGCAATCTTTGCACATTCATCGAAGAGAAATATAAGGTAGAGGATTTAGCTTTCTCACAACTATCTGAAAACTTTATTTATGATTTTAGAGATTTTTTCTTGGGGACATTAGGTTTTCAAGAGAGCAGTTTCTATGGTGCAGCTTCCCAAATAAAAACCGTATGTAGGTTGGCATACCGTGAGGGATTGGCTGACACCTTGTTGTTTGCTAATGCAAAAATAGTAAGAGGAGATAAGAAGCTACCCAAAGCTCTTGATAGGTGTTCGCTTGACAAACTAATGAAGATACAGTTTGAAGAGTTAGAGGAGGAAATGGAAACCGCAAGGGACTTGTTTGTCTTTGCTTGCCATACGGGTGCAGCCTATTGCGATTTGATGGAGTTAAGCAGATTGCATCTTGTCCGTGATGATGAGGGAAGTCTTTGGCTGAAGTTCAACAGGCAGAAGACAGGCGTACTTTGCCGTATCAAGTTGTTGCCCGAAGCCATCAGGATAATAGAGAAGTACAAGAGCGATGAAAGGGAAAGCCTATTGCCACAGATGAAATATGCCACCTATCAATCGTATCTTAAAGCATTGCGCCTAAGAATCGGCATAGCCTTTCCCTTTACCACGCATACGGCAAGACATACCTTTGCCACGCTCATCACACTTGAGCAGGGAGTGCCGATAGAAACGGTGAGCAAGATGTTGGGGCATAGCAACGTGAGTATGACCGAACGGTACGCAAAGGTTACACCACAGAAACTGTTTGTGGAATTTGAGCGTTTCCTTTCTTTCACGGAGGATATGCAGATGAGTATTTAG
- a CDS encoding sugar O-acetyltransferase → MEEMNKMRASLLYDFSKEEIVESFKHAKELCVQLQNLTVYSNDYRKVISQLIPGIPNSSVVTPPFNCDHGHGIVLGENVFINCNCVFLDGGEIRVGKNTLIGPACQLYTSQHPTDYLERRKPQEVCLPITIGEDTWIGGSVVILPGVTIGDRCVIAAGSLVMHDIPNDCVVAGSPAVIKRKLNKE, encoded by the coding sequence ATGGAAGAGATGAATAAGATGCGAGCTTCTTTACTCTATGACTTTAGTAAAGAAGAGATCGTAGAAAGCTTTAAACATGCAAAGGAATTATGCGTACAGTTACAAAATCTGACAGTGTATAGTAATGATTATCGAAAGGTGATTAGTCAGTTAATACCTGGTATTCCTAATTCTTCAGTAGTTACACCTCCATTTAATTGTGACCATGGTCATGGTATAGTGTTAGGCGAAAACGTGTTTATTAATTGTAATTGTGTGTTTCTTGATGGTGGAGAAATACGAGTAGGGAAGAACACTTTGATTGGTCCTGCTTGCCAACTCTACACCAGTCAACATCCGACAGATTATTTAGAGCGACGTAAACCGCAAGAAGTTTGCTTGCCAATAACTATTGGAGAAGACACATGGATTGGTGGTTCTGTGGTTATTTTACCAGGTGTTACCATCGGAGACAGATGTGTTATTGCCGCTGGTAGTTTGGTGATGCATGACATTCCTAATGATTGTGTGGTGGCAGGAAGCCCTGCTGTGATTAAGAGAAAGCTCAATAAAGAGTAA
- a CDS encoding TlpA disulfide reductase family protein has protein sequence MKRPVTQIVRAISFVFALLAIASCGEKKFHVQGEIKEAKDSMLYFENISLDGIKVIDSLKLSEEGSFNFAQKAPTAPEFYRLRIANQIINVSIDSTETVDIKASYPDMAVKYEVKGSENCSKIQDLALQQIRLQNRINAIVNSPLLGVKAVEDSISKVLYTYKERIKLNYIFKEPMKAYAYFALFQTINVGNMSTLIFNPRSSEEDVKAFAAVATSWDAYHPNSERGLNLHNIAIEGMKNIRIIKSQQQLTIDPSKVKVTNSVDISLVDNKGVTRNLSDLTGKVVLLDFHMFASKESTKRIMMLRALYNKYHERGLEIYQVSIDGDEHFWKTQTAALPWVCVRETESTKGQSLLRYNVQQIPTFFLVGKDNVVYKRDIQIKDLDAEIASLL, from the coding sequence ATGAAAAGACCAGTTACACAAATTGTACGTGCCATTTCATTTGTCTTTGCTCTATTGGCAATAGCATCTTGTGGCGAAAAGAAATTCCATGTTCAAGGCGAAATCAAAGAAGCTAAAGACTCAATGCTTTACTTTGAGAACATAAGTCTCGATGGAATTAAAGTTATCGACTCATTAAAACTATCAGAAGAAGGCAGCTTTAACTTTGCACAAAAGGCTCCTACTGCTCCTGAATTCTATCGACTTAGAATCGCAAATCAAATCATTAACGTTTCAATAGACTCTACAGAAACTGTTGATATCAAAGCTTCTTATCCCGATATGGCAGTGAAATATGAGGTAAAAGGGTCGGAAAATTGTAGCAAGATACAAGATCTTGCTTTGCAACAAATTAGACTTCAAAACAGAATTAATGCCATTGTAAATAGTCCTTTGCTTGGAGTTAAAGCCGTAGAAGACAGCATTTCAAAGGTTCTTTATACTTATAAGGAAAGAATTAAGCTGAATTATATCTTCAAAGAGCCTATGAAAGCATACGCTTATTTTGCTCTTTTTCAAACCATCAACGTTGGCAATATGTCTACATTGATATTTAATCCTCGTTCAAGTGAAGAAGATGTAAAAGCTTTTGCCGCTGTTGCGACAAGCTGGGATGCCTACCATCCAAACTCTGAAAGAGGCTTAAACCTTCATAATATCGCTATTGAAGGAATGAAGAACATTCGCATAATAAAGTCACAACAACAGCTTACAATCGATCCAAGCAAAGTTAAAGTCACCAATAGTGTAGATATTTCACTTGTAGATAACAAGGGGGTGACTCGCAATTTGAGCGACCTTACGGGCAAAGTAGTGCTCTTAGACTTCCATATGTTTGCAAGTAAAGAAAGCACCAAGCGCATTATGATGCTTCGAGCACTATACAATAAGTATCACGAAAGAGGCTTAGAAATTTATCAAGTGTCGATAGATGGAGACGAACACTTTTGGAAAACACAGACAGCTGCATTGCCTTGGGTTTGTGTTAGAGAAACTGAAAGCACCAAAGGACAAAGTCTTTTAAGATACAATGTACAACAAATACCTACATTCTTCTTAGTTGGTAAAGACAATGTGGTGTATAAACGAGACATACAAATTAAGGATTTAGATGCCGAAATAGCATCTTTACTATAA
- the crcB gene encoding fluoride efflux transporter CrcB: MLLKTTLIIALGGALGSVARFMLSKLINESSTTSFPLSTLVVNLLGCLIIGFVYALFDNKENASVALKQFLTIGFCGGFTTFSTFSNESFNLYQLQHFTQLALYITASVVLGFCAIALGALLGHWIR; this comes from the coding sequence ATGTTACTCAAAACAACACTTATTATTGCACTTGGAGGTGCACTTGGTTCTGTTGCACGTTTCATGCTTTCGAAACTCATTAACGAAAGTTCTACCACCTCATTCCCCCTCTCTACCCTCGTTGTTAACCTGCTTGGCTGCCTCATCATAGGCTTTGTTTATGCCTTGTTTGATAACAAAGAGAATGCAAGTGTTGCGCTAAAGCAATTTCTAACCATTGGTTTCTGTGGCGGATTCACCACCTTTAGCACCTTTAGTAACGAGTCGTTCAACCTCTATCAGCTACAACATTTCACCCAATTAGCCCTCTACATCACCGCAAGTGTGGTACTTGGCTTTTGCGCTATCGCTCTTGGTGCGTTGTTAGGGCATTGGATTAGATAG
- a CDS encoding RagB/SusD family nutrient uptake outer membrane protein, producing the protein MKSRYINWLFAALLLLGFSSCDKFLDIRPTGKVIAQTGEEYRALLTYEYKNFPEDRGLASFRSDEMNLTSSSTSTEDYSSFFDIWAWNDNSAQGTTASFGWRRYYHAIYVANTIIANDGKMTNFSTADNNQLVGEAYMMRAYCHFLLANLYAEPYTKVKPDTTRGVPLSLEADVNAVLENSSLAKVYAQVESDIDKAYSLMNKDSWDKGFNYRFNKLSAQALKARVELYKGNWSGALQAAQSVITAHPALQDLTVAGPTLPNSYKSVESIVSLEQVMTATYARAGQVADDLLSLYKVGDYRYDYYYNQLTASVTTVSKGGGGDYRSTFRSAEFYLIAAEASAQLGDLTTAKTYLKQLMAKRYMASLYPQYASEVDALSQVDLINYIADERFRELAFEGHRWFDLRRTTRPAMQRTYNGNTYKLNANDSRYTLRLPTEALEANPDLARWNSNK; encoded by the coding sequence ATGAAATCAAGATATATCAACTGGCTTTTTGCCGCATTGCTTTTATTGGGCTTCTCTTCGTGTGATAAGTTCTTAGACATACGTCCTACGGGTAAAGTTATAGCCCAAACAGGAGAGGAATACCGTGCTTTATTGACTTATGAGTATAAGAATTTCCCCGAAGATCGTGGTTTAGCATCATTCAGAAGTGATGAGATGAACCTCACAAGCAGCAGTACTTCAACCGAAGATTATAGCTCTTTCTTCGATATTTGGGCGTGGAATGATAACTCAGCACAAGGAACTACCGCCTCATTTGGATGGAGACGCTATTATCATGCAATTTATGTTGCTAACACCATCATAGCCAACGACGGAAAGATGACCAACTTCTCTACCGCAGACAACAATCAATTGGTGGGAGAAGCATATATGATGCGTGCTTATTGTCATTTCCTTTTAGCCAATCTTTATGCAGAACCCTACACCAAAGTCAAACCTGATACCACTCGTGGAGTGCCTCTTTCGCTCGAAGCAGACGTCAATGCGGTGCTAGAAAATAGCTCTTTGGCAAAGGTCTATGCACAAGTTGAAAGCGATATCGACAAGGCTTATAGCTTAATGAATAAAGATTCGTGGGATAAAGGCTTTAACTATCGATTCAATAAGCTCTCTGCACAAGCCCTAAAAGCACGTGTAGAATTATACAAAGGTAATTGGAGTGGCGCATTGCAAGCCGCTCAAAGCGTGATAACAGCGCACCCTGCGTTGCAAGATTTAACCGTTGCAGGTCCTACATTGCCCAATAGTTACAAGTCGGTTGAAAGCATAGTGTCGCTCGAACAGGTTATGACTGCCACCTATGCACGTGCAGGTCAGGTAGCCGACGATTTGCTATCGCTTTACAAAGTGGGCGACTATCGTTACGACTATTATTATAACCAGCTTACAGCCAGCGTTACAACAGTGAGCAAAGGCGGTGGAGGCGATTATCGTTCAACCTTCCGTTCGGCAGAATTCTACCTCATTGCGGCAGAGGCTTCGGCACAACTTGGTGACTTAACAACCGCTAAAACCTACTTAAAGCAACTGATGGCAAAACGCTATATGGCATCGCTCTACCCACAATATGCAAGTGAAGTTGATGCACTCTCACAAGTAGATCTAATTAATTATATTGCCGATGAGCGTTTTAGAGAGCTTGCTTTCGAAGGACATAGATGGTTTGATTTAAGAAGAACCACACGTCCTGCAATGCAAAGAACCTACAATGGTAACACATATAAGTTGAATGCCAACGATAGTAGATACACTCTTCGACTTCCAACAGAAGCTCTTGAGGCTAATCCCGACCTTGCTCGATGGAATTCAAATAAATAA